A part of Aquipuribacter sp. SD81 genomic DNA contains:
- a CDS encoding cystathionine gamma-synthase yields MTSDRAPGFSTRAIHVGSEPDPATGAVIPPIYQTSTFAQDGVGGLRTGLGVGYEYSRSGNPTRTAFERAFAAVESAGGEPTRALAFASGLAAEDAVIRTLTRPGDHAVLPGDAYGGTYRLFARVAEPWGVASTTAAGGGPDAVRAALQPGRTRLVWVETPTNPLLGITDVAAVAEVAHEAGALLVVDNTFATPYLQNPLELGADVVVHSTTKYVGGHSDVVGGALVTRAPEAADAVRDPYSEEPLADRLAWHQNAMGAVAGPFDAWLTLRGLKTLAVRMERHSASAARVAEFLLGHDAVSEVLYPGLPEHPGHEVAARQMRLGGGMVSFRLRRGREAALKACAGTTVFTLAESLGGIESLIEHPGAMTHASVAGSPLEVPDDLVRLSVGLEDVEDLLADLDAALAAASA; encoded by the coding sequence TCTGACCGGGCCCCGGGCTTCTCCACCCGCGCGATCCACGTCGGCTCCGAGCCGGACCCGGCGACCGGGGCCGTCATCCCGCCGATCTACCAGACGTCGACCTTCGCGCAGGACGGCGTCGGCGGGCTGCGCACCGGGCTGGGCGTCGGCTACGAGTACAGCCGGTCCGGCAACCCGACCCGGACCGCGTTCGAGCGGGCCTTCGCCGCGGTCGAGTCCGCGGGCGGGGAGCCGACACGGGCGCTCGCGTTCGCCTCGGGCCTCGCCGCGGAGGACGCCGTCATCCGCACCCTCACGCGCCCGGGCGACCACGCGGTCCTGCCCGGGGACGCGTACGGCGGCACGTACCGGCTCTTCGCGCGCGTCGCCGAGCCGTGGGGGGTGGCGTCCACGACCGCGGCCGGCGGCGGACCCGACGCCGTCCGGGCGGCGCTGCAGCCCGGCCGCACGCGTCTGGTGTGGGTGGAGACGCCCACGAACCCGCTGCTCGGCATCACCGACGTCGCCGCGGTGGCGGAGGTCGCGCACGAGGCGGGCGCCCTGCTCGTCGTCGACAACACCTTCGCCACGCCCTACCTGCAGAACCCGCTCGAGCTGGGCGCGGACGTCGTCGTGCACTCCACGACCAAGTACGTGGGCGGGCACAGCGACGTCGTGGGCGGCGCGCTCGTCACCCGGGCCCCGGAGGCCGCCGACGCGGTGCGCGACCCGTACTCCGAGGAGCCGCTCGCGGACCGGCTCGCGTGGCACCAGAACGCGATGGGGGCGGTCGCGGGGCCCTTCGACGCGTGGCTCACGCTGCGCGGTCTCAAGACCCTCGCGGTGCGCATGGAGCGCCACAGCGCCTCCGCGGCGCGCGTCGCGGAGTTCCTCCTCGGGCACGACGCCGTCTCCGAGGTGCTCTACCCCGGGCTGCCGGAGCACCCCGGGCACGAGGTGGCCGCGCGGCAGATGCGCCTCGGCGGCGGCATGGTGAGCTTCCGGCTGCGCCGCGGCCGCGAGGCCGCGCTCAAGGCGTGCGCCGGGACGACGGTCTTCACCCTCGCCGAGAGCCTCGGCGGCATCGAGTCCCTCATCGAGCACCCGGGCGCCATGACGCACGCCTCGGTCGCCGGCTCGCCGCTGGAGGTCCCCGACGACCTCGTGCGGCTGTCCGTGGGGCTGGAGGACGTCGAGGACCTGCTCGCCGACCTCGACGCCGCGCTCGCGGCCGCCTCCGCCTGA
- a CDS encoding glutamate mutase L, whose amino-acid sequence MTSLRVCVDVGSTWTKGLLVDAGDAGPAALTDGLEVAGGWLRAPAVVATAQHRTTLDTDVADGVAGVVGLLGERAGVHPVALGQPLVCSSAGGGLRLGVVGYERAVTAEAARRAAVSAGGRVVHLAAGRLGAAEVDGLLGARPDVVVLTGGTDGGDGEVLLANAAVLAGPLAAAALPVVLAGNADVAQVAEGSLATAGVAVTRVGNVLPRIGDLRPGPARDAVRRAFLRHVIGGERLSRGRGFARLVLAATPDAVLAGVEQLARGFPGGVLVVDVGGATTDVYSVLSQAAADAAEDDVAGLEVASRTVEGDLGMRWSAPGAVEAARAERLTASHGLALDTDGAAAAAHELARRPDALAEDPRARRLDASLATAAALTAVRRHARPQVPGAPGRPLRDVELLVGSGGVLRHGGDDLAHGVLGAVLADHAGAWHVPDGAVPVVDREYVLCALGLLALEAARDRTGPAEQPAG is encoded by the coding sequence GTGACCTCGCTGCGGGTCTGCGTCGACGTGGGGTCGACGTGGACGAAGGGGCTGCTCGTCGACGCCGGCGACGCCGGGCCGGCCGCGCTGACGGACGGTCTCGAGGTGGCGGGCGGGTGGCTGCGCGCACCGGCCGTCGTCGCGACGGCCCAGCACCGGACGACCCTCGACACCGACGTCGCGGACGGTGTCGCGGGGGTCGTCGGGCTGCTGGGGGAGCGCGCGGGCGTGCACCCCGTCGCGCTCGGGCAGCCGCTCGTGTGCTCCTCCGCCGGCGGCGGGCTGCGGCTCGGGGTCGTGGGCTACGAGCGCGCCGTGACGGCCGAGGCGGCACGGCGCGCGGCGGTGTCGGCGGGGGGCCGGGTCGTCCACCTCGCCGCGGGGCGGCTGGGCGCCGCCGAGGTCGACGGGCTGCTCGGCGCCCGGCCCGACGTCGTCGTGCTCACCGGCGGCACCGACGGCGGCGACGGCGAGGTCCTGCTCGCGAACGCGGCCGTGCTCGCGGGGCCGCTCGCGGCGGCCGCCCTGCCCGTCGTGCTCGCCGGCAACGCCGACGTCGCGCAGGTCGCGGAGGGCTCCCTCGCGACCGCGGGCGTGGCCGTGACGCGCGTGGGCAACGTCCTGCCCCGCATCGGCGACCTGCGGCCGGGGCCCGCGCGCGACGCGGTGCGGCGCGCGTTCCTGCGCCACGTGATCGGGGGCGAGCGGCTCTCGCGCGGCCGGGGCTTCGCCCGGCTCGTCCTCGCCGCCACGCCCGACGCGGTCCTCGCCGGCGTGGAGCAGCTGGCCCGCGGCTTCCCGGGCGGCGTGCTCGTCGTCGACGTCGGCGGTGCGACGACCGACGTGTACTCCGTGCTGTCGCAGGCCGCGGCCGACGCCGCCGAGGACGACGTCGCCGGGCTGGAGGTCGCCTCCCGGACGGTGGAGGGCGACCTCGGGATGCGGTGGTCGGCGCCGGGGGCGGTCGAGGCGGCGCGGGCCGAGCGGCTCACCGCGTCGCACGGGCTCGCGCTCGACACCGACGGGGCCGCGGCCGCCGCCCACGAGCTCGCCCGACGGCCCGACGCGCTCGCCGAGGACCCGCGGGCGCGGCGGCTGGACGCCTCGCTCGCGACCGCGGCCGCGCTCACGGCCGTGCGCCGGCACGCGCGCCCGCAGGTCCCGGGGGCACCCGGCCGCCCGCTGCGCGACGTCGAGCTGCTCGTCGGCTCCGGCGGCGTGCTGCGCCACGGCGGCGACGACCTCGCGCACGGCGTGCTCGGGGCCGTGCTCGCCGACCACGCGGGTGCGTGGCACGTGCCGGACGGGGCGGTCCCGGTCGTGGACCGGGAGTACGTGCTGTGCGCGCTCGGGCTGCTCGCGCTCGAGGCCGCCCGGGACCGGACCGGCCCCGCCGAGCAGCCCGCCGGCTGA